A genomic segment from Candidatus Omnitrophota bacterium encodes:
- a CDS encoding NAD(P)-dependent oxidoreductase, translating to MGKHKKQQGALNVLVTGGSGFLGSHIADALTEAGHHVAIFDKKKSAFIKPGQDMIVGDILHPQELSQAMKNMDAVFHLAALADVDEACDNAPDTMKINIIGTTNVLEAARQNNVRRVVFASTIYVYSRTGSFYRVSKHACELLLEAYNERYGLNYTILRFGTLYGTRANSSNSVFRYLQEAFKSGKIEFKGTGQEIREYVHVCDAADICVEVLEDEYKGQTLILTGHHRMKLMELLDIINEILGGKVKIRVNPEKSISHYIQTPYSYMPRIGKKIVMNTYCDLGQGLLEMIDEIDAEKRQDTVIIDPAKE from the coding sequence ATGGGAAAACATAAGAAGCAACAAGGCGCTTTAAATGTCCTTGTTACCGGCGGTTCAGGATTTTTGGGCAGTCATATAGCCGATGCCTTGACAGAGGCGGGGCATCACGTCGCAATTTTTGATAAAAAGAAATCAGCTTTTATAAAACCGGGCCAGGATATGATAGTAGGCGATATATTGCATCCGCAGGAGCTTTCTCAAGCCATGAAAAACATGGACGCTGTTTTTCATCTTGCCGCGCTTGCCGATGTGGATGAAGCCTGCGACAATGCCCCTGACACGATGAAGATAAATATAATCGGGACAACCAATGTTCTGGAGGCGGCAAGGCAGAACAATGTCCGGCGTGTTGTATTTGCCAGCACCATATACGTCTATAGCAGGACAGGCTCTTTTTACCGGGTCAGCAAGCATGCCTGTGAGCTCCTGCTTGAAGCGTATAATGAAAGATACGGCCTTAATTACACGATATTAAGATTCGGCACGCTATACGGCACCAGGGCGAACTCTTCAAACAGCGTTTTCAGGTATCTGCAAGAGGCCTTTAAGTCAGGCAAGATAGAATTTAAGGGCACAGGCCAGGAAATACGCGAGTATGTGCATGTCTGTGATGCCGCCGATATATGCGTTGAGGTATTGGAAGACGAATACAAGGGCCAAACCCTAATCCTTACGGGCCACCACAGGATGAAGCTTATGGAATTGCTTGATATTATTAATGAAATACTCGGCGGCAAAGTCAAGATACGCGTAAACCCGGAAAAATCCATATCGCATTATATACAGACCCCGTATTCGTATATGCCGCGCATAGGCAAGAAGATAGTAATGAACACTTATTGCGATCTCGGCCAGGGGCTTTTGGAAATGATTGATGAGATAGATGCTGAAAAAAGGCAGGACACCGTTATTATTGACCCGGCTAAGGAGTGA
- a CDS encoding phosphoglycerate dehydrogenase — protein sequence MNTKKVFISTTSFAEYDKKPLEMLEAAGLAVEMNRLGRKLKEDEIKGFLQDIDFLIAGTEPITRDVITSSKKLKVVSRCGTGLDNVDLATASEFGIKVFNTPCGPTLAVAELTMGLIINILRKISHMDRDMRKGLWRKQMGSLLQGKYAGIIGFGRIGQRLAQMLLAFGAKVAYYDIIDMPRRLGCKFLDLKTLLSCCDIISLHCPAPSNGPVIGPKEFGLIKKGAYIINTSRPGLIDEQALCAALKDGSVAGACLDVFDKEPYTGKMIQFDNVILTPHIGSYAKEARIKMEIDSVENLLSYIGRK from the coding sequence ATGAACACGAAAAAGGTTTTTATATCCACGACTTCTTTTGCCGAATATGATAAAAAACCGCTGGAGATGCTTGAGGCGGCTGGGTTGGCGGTTGAAATGAACCGGCTGGGCAGGAAATTAAAAGAAGATGAAATAAAAGGCTTTTTGCAAGACATTGATTTTCTTATTGCCGGCACGGAGCCTATAACCAGAGATGTCATAACCTCTTCAAAAAAGCTAAAAGTTGTATCCCGTTGCGGCACAGGGCTTGATAATGTTGACCTGGCAACGGCAAGTGAATTTGGTATAAAGGTATTTAACACGCCCTGCGGCCCGACGCTTGCTGTGGCTGAACTCACCATGGGTCTTATAATAAATATCTTAAGAAAAATAAGCCATATGGACAGGGATATGCGAAAGGGCCTCTGGCGCAAGCAAATGGGCTCTCTTTTGCAGGGTAAATATGCTGGGATCATCGGTTTTGGCAGGATAGGGCAGAGGCTTGCCCAGATGCTTCTTGCCTTCGGCGCCAAGGTCGCCTATTATGATATTATAGATATGCCGCGCAGGCTCGGCTGTAAGTTCCTTGACCTTAAAACGCTTTTATCCTGTTGCGATATAATATCCTTACATTGCCCGGCGCCTTCAAACGGGCCTGTAATAGGCCCAAAGGAATTCGGCTTGATTAAAAAAGGCGCTTATATTATCAATACGTCGCGGCCCGGGCTTATTGACGAGCAGGCGCTTTGCGCGGCATTAAAAGACGGCAGTGTAGCGGGGGCCTGCCTGGACGTGTTTGATAAAGAGCCTTATACTGGAAAAATGATTCAATTTGATAATGTTATCCTTACTCCTCATATAGGTTCTTATGCTAAGGAGGCAAGAATAAAAATGGAGATAGATTCGGTTGAAAATCTTCTTTCTTATATCGGGAGGAAATAG
- a CDS encoding macrocin O-methyltransferase: MYYHSSQYLSCNKVVGDYFHFGVGSGADFVAAYREHRGINRHFYLFDSFAGLPAPKDTLDGKYHKGKYTFSKESLVQKLHKQGIPQSDYTIVQGYFSNIPLLDLKNKAALVILDCDLWESTMDALRFIKPYLQSGTVILAGEYFNYRADFTRGMAGAINNCFKSELVSWRPYGDSGMSFIYKG; encoded by the coding sequence ATTTATTATCATTCTAGTCAATATTTATCTTGCAATAAAGTAGTTGGCGATTATTTTCATTTTGGTGTAGGCTCTGGTGCGGATTTTGTAGCTGCTTACAGAGAGCATAGAGGTATTAATAGGCACTTTTACCTGTTTGATTCTTTTGCGGGTTTACCAGCACCAAAGGACACGCTTGATGGAAAATATCATAAAGGCAAATATACATTTAGCAAAGAAAGCCTTGTCCAAAAATTGCATAAACAAGGAATCCCGCAATCAGATTATACTATAGTGCAGGGTTATTTTTCAAATATACCATTGTTAGATTTAAAAAACAAAGCAGCATTAGTTATATTAGATTGCGATTTATGGGAATCAACTATGGATGCTCTTAGATTTATTAAACCTTATCTACAATCTGGTACAGTAATCCTGGCCGGTGAATATTTTAATTATAGAGCAGATTTTACGAGGGGTATGGCAGGAGCTATTAATAATTGTTTTAAATCTGAGTTAGTTTCTTGGCGTCCTTACGGTGACTCAGGAATGAGTTTCATCTATAAGGGGTAA
- a CDS encoding class I SAM-dependent methyltransferase, with translation MAYKKGNIFSLDEKLTSGKTEELNERFERFLDRYFGKNGQIKPLFIEYTSCPNCESKDGSTFKQKRFAYRRCFKCQMVYAVPRFKQEINIKIHSQDCYKEHYINKVMPTIDYRRNVLAKNKYKQVMEFFKKPGRVLDIGCGLGELLSVFKENGWKSDGIDFNDFAVEYAKNNFNLNIKKCDIFKMPEEEKYDLVMLWGVIEHVYTPDSLLKKCKALLKKNGLLLIEVPSADSLLVRYCEATGKEAHRTFESARHIMLFSQRSLIEMCSRNGFACKKLLSNGLDVSTISKMNGLNLESECVNIIQNILDESLQGDLLRGFFIKSPSKGKK, from the coding sequence ATGGCTTACAAGAAAGGTAATATATTTTCACTGGATGAGAAGTTAACAAGTGGCAAAACCGAAGAATTAAATGAGAGATTTGAGAGGTTTTTGGACAGGTATTTTGGCAAAAACGGCCAAATCAAGCCCTTATTTATTGAATATACAAGTTGCCCTAATTGTGAGTCAAAAGACGGCAGCACATTCAAGCAAAAGCGTTTTGCCTACAGACGCTGTTTTAAATGCCAGATGGTATACGCAGTTCCAAGGTTTAAACAAGAGATAAATATAAAAATACATTCTCAGGATTGTTATAAAGAGCATTATATCAACAAAGTGATGCCAACAATAGATTATAGAAGAAACGTTCTTGCAAAAAATAAGTATAAGCAGGTTATGGAGTTTTTTAAAAAGCCTGGCAGGGTATTGGATATAGGATGTGGCTTAGGGGAGCTTTTAAGTGTATTTAAAGAGAATGGATGGAAAAGCGATGGTATAGACTTTAACGATTTTGCAGTTGAGTATGCAAAAAATAATTTCAATCTAAATATAAAAAAATGCGATATATTTAAGATGCCTGAAGAGGAAAAATACGATCTGGTTATGCTATGGGGCGTTATAGAGCATGTGTATACGCCCGACTCTCTTCTTAAAAAATGCAAAGCCTTATTAAAAAAGAATGGGCTTTTATTAATCGAAGTCCCTTCAGCGGATTCTCTGTTAGTTAGGTATTGTGAGGCGACAGGCAAAGAGGCGCATAGGACATTTGAATCGGCGCGCCATATTATGCTATTCTCACAGCGCTCTTTAATTGAAATGTGTTCAAGGAATGGGTTTGCCTGTAAAAAATTATTGAGCAATGGTTTAGATGTGTCTACCATATCTAAAATGAATGGATTGAATTTAGAATCAGAGTGCGTAAATATTATACAAAACATCCTTGATGAATCCTTGCAAGGGGACTTGCTAAGAGGATTTTTTATAAAAAGCCCCTCAAAGGGCAAAAAGTAA
- a CDS encoding WbqC family protein produces the protein MILTAHQPVYLPWLGLFHKIALSDAFCYFDNVQYLKKDWNNRNMIKTPNGVIWLTVPVLTKGHREKPIRQIEINNSVDWRKKHWQSIFHAYRKAPFFNMYSDFFKDLYAKDWVYLTDLNEWMLKFFLKELNINVKYCKASDMNFAGSKSDLVLDMCVKLNAGIYIFGALGKEYADIASFKERGIKVLFQDYKHPQYPQLGPGFAANLSVIDLLFNAGPDRSLDIIMSGNITKQDISI, from the coding sequence ATGATCCTGACAGCGCATCAACCTGTTTATTTGCCGTGGCTGGGCTTATTTCATAAAATAGCCCTAAGCGACGCTTTTTGTTATTTTGATAATGTCCAATACCTGAAAAAGGACTGGAATAACAGAAACATGATAAAAACTCCAAACGGGGTTATCTGGCTTACCGTGCCTGTCCTGACAAAAGGGCACAGAGAAAAGCCGATAAGGCAGATTGAGATAAATAATTCCGTGGATTGGAGAAAAAAACATTGGCAGTCAATATTTCATGCCTATAGAAAAGCGCCATTTTTTAATATGTATTCAGATTTTTTTAAAGATCTTTACGCTAAGGATTGGGTGTATTTAACAGATTTAAACGAATGGATGCTTAAATTTTTTCTAAAGGAATTGAATATAAATGTTAAATACTGTAAAGCGTCAGATATGAATTTTGCCGGCAGTAAGTCAGATCTGGTGCTTGATATGTGCGTAAAACTGAATGCCGGTATATATATATTCGGCGCGCTGGGAAAGGAATACGCTGATATCGCTTCGTTCAAAGAGCGCGGTATAAAAGTTTTGTTCCAGGATTATAAGCATCCCCAATACCCCCAGCTTGGGCCTGGTTTTGCGGCCAATCTATCGGTAATTGACCTGCTTTTTAACGCGGGCCCGGACAGGTCGCTTGACATTATAATGAGCGGCAATATAACGAAGCAGGATATTAGTATATAA
- a CDS encoding cyclase family protein, translating into MKYIDISRQLRNGMRVYPSDPEFVLRGHKSIKKGSSCNLGALSLGTHTGTHIDAPRHIIEGAGPVDGIAIDKLICRALVAGIDDLKSIGFLNGTGLKRAKAILLKRGSKKASLDLKDADMVIQGGFSLVGTEEMSIEASDDKAHPVHKRLLSKKIVIVENLALKGVKNGFYKLFCLPLRIKDSDGAPARAVLLND; encoded by the coding sequence TTGAAATACATAGATATCAGCAGGCAATTGCGTAACGGTATGCGGGTTTATCCCTCTGATCCGGAATTTGTTTTAAGAGGCCATAAATCTATCAAGAAAGGTTCTTCATGTAATCTCGGCGCTTTAAGCCTGGGCACTCATACAGGCACGCATATTGACGCTCCGCGGCATATCATAGAAGGCGCCGGGCCTGTGGACGGCATTGCAATTGATAAGCTTATTTGCAGGGCGCTCGTTGCCGGTATTGATGATCTAAAAAGCATAGGTTTTTTAAACGGCACGGGGCTTAAGCGGGCAAAAGCCATATTGCTTAAGAGGGGCTCTAAAAAGGCAAGCCTTGATTTAAAAGACGCAGATATGGTAATTCAAGGCGGTTTCAGTCTTGTAGGCACCGAAGAGATGAGCATAGAAGCCTCGGATGATAAGGCCCATCCTGTTCACAAGAGGCTGCTTTCAAAAAAGATAGTGATTGTGGAAAATCTCGCGCTTAAGGGGGTAAAAAACGGATTTTACAAATTGTTCTGCCTTCCCTTAAGGATAAAAGACTCCGACGGAGCGCCCGCCAGGGCGGTATTATTAAATGATTAA
- a CDS encoding radical SAM protein: protein MSKILLIHPPFGTGDDKRPPDIFDPHFPWGLGCITGILRQNGFDMDLFDIYAHQWNRQEALKGLEEKSFDCVMITAMATQYVYIKWLSRQLKRINGSCTIILGGQLATFSYNAVLKNTDVDICVIGEGELTALDILNNINDFDNVNGIAFKRLGRVIKTGPRPLITDIDKLPSPAYDLFNMDIYKTNKLYVHNKSAALYENRQKPNVMAMISGRGCPFVCNFCSRTFRNIRIRSTGSIIKEIDFLRARYGINAINFVDELLFLKQKSIDELAVQLGKRGLIWNGQARVDTINLDKLNFYKENGLVSIGYGVESGSDEMLKRMNKRITRQKIENAIRMTLEAGIHIKLTLIFGYLGETRQSVNETVEMFKGLHHPGRRFCIFTPLPGSQIYDYALGKGIIKDEDSYLSRICEGYWRRVVNMSELSDDEFDLVRADAEERMRNNYKDYMSSLPEQSRKNHFRLCEEDFEKSFLSNIGSKDKEI from the coding sequence ATGAGTAAAATATTATTGATTCATCCTCCTTTCGGAACCGGCGACGACAAGCGTCCGCCTGATATATTTGACCCGCATTTTCCATGGGGCCTTGGCTGTATAACAGGCATTTTGAGGCAGAACGGTTTTGATATGGATCTGTTTGATATATACGCGCATCAATGGAACAGGCAGGAGGCATTGAAAGGCCTTGAGGAGAAATCCTTTGATTGCGTTATGATAACCGCCATGGCAACGCAGTATGTGTATATTAAATGGTTGTCGCGGCAGCTTAAGAGGATAAACGGCTCTTGCACAATAATATTGGGCGGCCAGCTGGCCACATTCAGCTATAACGCGGTGCTTAAAAACACGGATGTTGATATCTGCGTTATAGGCGAGGGGGAGCTGACCGCATTAGACATATTGAATAATATAAATGATTTTGATAATGTTAACGGCATAGCGTTTAAAAGGCTGGGCAGGGTCATAAAGACCGGCCCGCGGCCGCTTATCACGGACATAGATAAGCTCCCCAGCCCGGCCTATGATCTGTTCAATATGGATATTTACAAGACCAATAAGCTTTATGTGCACAATAAATCAGCCGCTTTATATGAAAACCGGCAAAAGCCCAATGTCATGGCTATGATAAGCGGCAGGGGCTGTCCTTTTGTGTGCAATTTTTGCAGCAGGACATTCAGAAACATACGCATACGTTCCACGGGTTCTATAATTAAAGAGATAGATTTTCTTAGGGCAAGATACGGTATAAACGCTATTAACTTTGTGGACGAGCTTTTATTCCTTAAACAGAAAAGCATAGACGAGCTCGCGGTCCAATTAGGCAAAAGAGGGCTTATCTGGAACGGCCAGGCCAGGGTTGACACCATCAATCTGGATAAATTGAACTTTTATAAGGAAAACGGCTTAGTTTCCATAGGTTATGGTGTTGAGAGCGGCAGTGATGAGATGCTAAAACGCATGAACAAAAGGATCACAAGGCAGAAGATAGAAAATGCCATCAGGATGACGCTTGAGGCAGGTATTCATATAAAACTCACCTTGATTTTTGGATATCTGGGTGAAACACGGCAAAGCGTTAATGAGACGGTTGAGATGTTCAAGGGCCTGCATCATCCGGGCAGGCGTTTTTGTATATTTACCCCTCTGCCGGGTTCGCAGATATATGATTATGCCCTGGGAAAGGGTATTATAAAAGATGAGGACTCTTATCTTTCGCGGATCTGCGAAGGTTATTGGCGCAGGGTGGTAAATATGAGCGAACTTAGTGACGATGAATTTGATTTGGTCCGGGCGGATGCCGAAGAGCGGATGAGAAATAACTATAAAGATTACATGTCGTCTCTGCCGGAACAATCCCGCAAAAACCATTTTCGTTTATGTGAAGAGGATTTTGAGAAATCATTTTTAAGCAATATCGGCTCTAAGGATAAGGAGATATAG
- a CDS encoding HAD family hydrolase: MIKAIIFDFDGVLVESVDIKTKAFRRLFEHEGKEIADMVESYHIANTGVSRFDKFRYFYKTFLKRELRDAEFNDLCKRFSALVKEEVIKAPYVTGAREFLQSRKDFFDFFITTATPQAEMEWIVEQRGISAFFKALYGAPVKKEDAVNDIIRRFALMPDETAYVGDALSDMQAARANSVNFIARVYEANKEMFGSLDCVKINNMTSLDRAIKSLG, translated from the coding sequence ATGATTAAGGCGATAATCTTTGATTTTGACGGTGTATTGGTTGAGTCCGTGGATATTAAGACCAAAGCTTTCAGGAGGCTGTTTGAGCACGAAGGAAAAGAAATAGCCGACATGGTTGAAAGCTACCATATTGCTAATACGGGTGTTTCAAGGTTTGATAAATTCAGGTATTTTTACAAAACTTTTCTAAAAAGGGAATTAAGAGACGCTGAATTCAATGACCTATGCAAGAGGTTTTCGGCTCTGGTAAAGGAAGAAGTGATAAAGGCGCCGTATGTTACCGGCGCGCGGGAATTCCTGCAATCCCGTAAGGATTTTTTTGATTTTTTTATAACGACTGCCACGCCTCAAGCTGAAATGGAGTGGATAGTTGAACAAAGGGGCATAAGCGCTTTTTTTAAGGCCCTGTATGGAGCGCCTGTTAAAAAAGAGGACGCTGTTAATGACATAATTAGGCGTTTCGCCTTAATGCCTGATGAAACAGCTTATGTAGGAGACGCCTTAAGCGATATGCAGGCCGCGCGGGCCAATTCCGTCAATTTTATCGCCCGCGTATACGAGGCGAACAAGGAAATGTTCGGAAGTTTAGACTGCGTAAAAATTAATAATATGACAAGCCTTGACCGGGCGATAAAAAGTCTTGGTTGA
- a CDS encoding macrocin O-methyltransferase has translation MEKAKGHYRLGMPLRSDKEINYIDQLAGVLDNSRMSGIEKMMNFPMYVPRQSMASFLVKYEIFKQIINVHGCIVECGVCYGGGLMSWAMFSAIFEPVNYSRRVIGFDTFSGFPGISAKDKKDKDPNAKKGGMRVDSMEELLRCRSLFDQNRPVGHINKIELVKGDITKTAKKYVKDNPHLVVSLLYLDLDLYEPTKAAIEAFFPRMPKGAVIAFDELNHPDWPGETAALLETIGIGGLRIKRFPFDSVRSYAVIE, from the coding sequence ATGGAAAAGGCAAAGGGGCATTATAGATTGGGCATGCCTTTAAGGTCTGATAAAGAGATAAATTATATTGATCAATTGGCAGGGGTATTAGACAATAGCAGAATGTCCGGCATAGAAAAGATGATGAATTTTCCGATGTATGTTCCCAGGCAGAGTATGGCTTCTTTTCTTGTCAAATACGAGATATTCAAACAGATAATCAATGTCCACGGCTGTATTGTGGAATGCGGCGTCTGTTATGGCGGCGGCCTGATGTCATGGGCGATGTTTAGCGCGATATTTGAGCCTGTCAACTATTCAAGGAGGGTCATAGGTTTTGACACTTTTTCAGGTTTTCCCGGCATATCAGCCAAAGACAAAAAAGACAAAGACCCCAATGCGAAAAAAGGCGGTATGCGCGTAGATTCTATGGAAGAACTTCTCCGATGCAGGTCATTGTTTGACCAAAACAGGCCTGTCGGGCATATCAATAAGATAGAGCTTGTAAAAGGCGATATAACAAAGACGGCAAAAAAATACGTTAAGGATAATCCGCATCTTGTTGTCTCGCTTTTATATCTTGACCTTGACCTGTATGAGCCTACAAAGGCGGCCATTGAGGCATTTTTTCCGCGTATGCCAAAAGGGGCAGTGATCGCTTTTGATGAGCTTAATCATCCTGACTGGCCGGGAGAAACGGCCGCTCTGCTTGAAACTATCGGGATAGGCGGCTTAAGGATAAAGCGTTTTCCCTTTGACAGCGTGCGTTCTTACGCGGTCATTGAATAG